In the Thauera sedimentorum genome, one interval contains:
- a CDS encoding MetQ/NlpA family ABC transporter substrate-binding protein produces MKKLLTALALAASLGAQAADTLNVAATAVPHAEILEFIKPALAKQGVELKVKVFTDYVQPNVQVAEKRMDANFFQHQPYLDEFNRSKGTNLVSVAGVHIEPFGAYSRKIKSLAELPQGASVVIPNDATNGGRALLLLERAGVIKLKDSANILATPRDIADNPKGIKIRELEAATLPRVLGQVDLALINTNYALEAGLNPAKDALAIEGSESPYVNILVTREDNRNAAAVVKLVEALKSEAVKRFILDQYKGAVVPAF; encoded by the coding sequence ATGAAGAAACTGCTCACCGCGCTGGCGCTGGCCGCCAGCCTCGGCGCCCAGGCCGCCGACACGCTGAACGTGGCCGCCACTGCCGTGCCGCACGCCGAGATCCTCGAGTTCATCAAGCCGGCGCTGGCCAAGCAAGGCGTGGAGCTCAAGGTCAAGGTATTCACCGACTACGTGCAGCCCAACGTGCAGGTGGCCGAGAAACGCATGGACGCCAACTTCTTCCAGCACCAGCCCTACCTGGACGAATTCAACCGCAGCAAGGGCACCAACCTGGTGAGCGTGGCCGGCGTGCACATCGAGCCCTTCGGCGCCTACTCGCGCAAGATCAAGAGCCTCGCCGAGCTGCCCCAGGGCGCAAGCGTGGTGATCCCCAACGACGCCACCAACGGCGGGCGTGCCCTGTTGCTGCTGGAGCGGGCCGGGGTGATCAAGCTCAAGGATTCGGCCAACATCCTGGCCACCCCGCGCGACATCGCCGACAACCCCAAGGGCATCAAGATCCGCGAACTGGAAGCCGCCACCCTGCCGCGCGTGCTCGGCCAGGTGGATCTCGCGCTGATCAACACCAACTACGCGCTGGAGGCCGGACTCAACCCGGCCAAGGACGCGCTGGCCATCGAAGGCAGCGAATCGCCCTATGTGAACATCCTGGTCACCCGCGAGGACAACCGGAACGCCGCGGCGGTGGTCAAGCTGGTCGAGGCGCTGAAGAGCGAGGCGGTGAAGCGCTTCATCCTCGACCAGTACAAGGGCGCGGTGGTGCCGGCCTTCTGA
- a CDS encoding methionine ABC transporter permease, which yields MNEFFVNVDLAEIWLATVDTLLMLGGSLLFTVLFGLPLGVLLFLTGPRQMFERRGLYRLLSVLVNALRSLPFIILLIVMIPVTVLLTGTSLGVAGAIPPLVAGATPFFARLVETALREVDRGIIEASQAMGATTRQIVIDALLPEARPGIIAAITITAITLVSYTAMAGVVGAGGLGDLAIRFGYQRFQTDVMIVTVVLLLVLVQILQSIGDRLVVHFSRR from the coding sequence ATGAACGAGTTCTTCGTAAACGTCGATCTCGCGGAGATCTGGCTCGCCACCGTCGACACCCTGCTGATGCTGGGCGGCTCGCTGCTGTTCACCGTGCTCTTCGGCCTGCCGCTGGGCGTGCTGCTCTTCCTCACCGGCCCGCGCCAGATGTTCGAGCGCCGCGGCCTCTACCGCCTGCTGTCGGTGCTGGTGAACGCGCTGCGCTCGCTGCCCTTCATCATCCTGCTGATCGTCATGATCCCGGTCACCGTGCTGCTCACCGGCACCTCGCTCGGCGTGGCCGGCGCCATCCCGCCGCTGGTCGCCGGCGCCACGCCCTTCTTCGCCCGCCTGGTGGAGACCGCGCTGCGCGAGGTCGACCGCGGCATCATCGAGGCCAGCCAGGCAATGGGCGCCACCACCCGGCAGATCGTCATCGACGCCCTGCTGCCCGAGGCGCGCCCGGGCATCATCGCCGCCATCACCATCACCGCCATCACCCTGGTGTCCTACACCGCGATGGCCGGCGTGGTGGGCGCCGGCGGGCTGGGCGACCTGGCCATCCGCTTCGGCTACCAGCGCTTCCAGACCGACGTGATGATCGTCACCGTGGTCCTGCTGCTGGTACTTGTGCAGATCCTGCAATCCATCGGCGACCGGCTGGTGGTGCACTTTTCGCGCAGATGA
- a CDS encoding methionine ABC transporter ATP-binding protein codes for MIELRQAGKTYRVDGRDIPALQPTDLRVERGEIFGLIGHSGAGKSTLLRLINRLEEPSAGRIVVDGEDVTALDAAGLRAFRRRVGMIFQHFNLLSSKTVADNIGMPLKLAGSFSRRQIAERVDSLLARVGLEAHAGKYPAQLSGGQKQRVGIARALATEPKILLCDEATSALDPQTTAQVLQLLDGINRELGLTIVLITHEMDVIRRVCDRVAVMDAGRIVELGPVGDVFLHPQHPTTRRFVLEAEQIDEHEQRADFAHVAGRILRLTFRGEATYAPLLGTVARETGVDFSILAGRIDHIKDTPYGQLTIALVGGDIDAAQHRLAAAEVHLEVLRA; via the coding sequence GTGATCGAACTCAGGCAGGCCGGCAAGACCTATCGCGTGGACGGGCGGGACATCCCCGCCCTGCAGCCCACCGACCTGCGCGTCGAACGCGGCGAGATCTTCGGCCTCATTGGCCACTCGGGCGCCGGCAAGAGCACCCTGCTGCGCCTGATCAACCGCCTGGAGGAACCGAGCGCAGGCCGCATCGTGGTAGACGGCGAGGACGTCACCGCGCTCGACGCCGCCGGCCTGCGCGCCTTCCGCCGCCGCGTCGGGATGATCTTCCAGCACTTCAACCTGCTGTCGTCCAAGACCGTGGCCGACAACATCGGCATGCCGCTCAAGCTCGCCGGCAGCTTCAGCCGCCGGCAGATCGCCGAGCGGGTGGACAGCCTGCTCGCGCGCGTCGGCCTGGAGGCGCACGCCGGCAAGTACCCCGCCCAGCTCTCCGGCGGCCAGAAGCAGCGCGTGGGCATCGCCCGGGCGCTGGCCACCGAGCCCAAGATCCTGCTGTGCGACGAGGCCACCAGCGCGCTCGACCCGCAGACCACCGCCCAGGTGCTGCAACTGCTCGACGGCATCAACCGCGAGCTGGGGCTGACCATCGTGCTGATCACCCACGAGATGGACGTGATCCGCCGGGTGTGCGACCGCGTGGCGGTGATGGACGCCGGGCGCATCGTCGAGCTCGGCCCGGTGGGCGACGTCTTCCTGCATCCGCAGCACCCCACCACGCGGCGCTTCGTGCTCGAAGCCGAACAGATCGACGAGCACGAGCAGCGCGCGGACTTCGCCCATGTGGCCGGGCGCATCCTGCGCCTGACCTTCCGCGGCGAGGCCACCTACGCCCCGCTGCTGGGCACGGTGGCGCGCGAGACCGGGGTGGATTTCAGCATCCTCGCCGGACGCATCGACCACATCAAGGACACCCCCTACGGCCAGCTCACCATCGCCCTGGTGGGCGGCGACATCGACGCCGCACAGCACCGCCTGGCCGCAGCCGAGGTGCACCTGGAGGTGCTGCGCGCATGA
- a CDS encoding ABC transporter ATP-binding protein — protein MLTMEGVHAHYGHIHALRGIDVSVQVGEIVTLIGANGAGKSTLMMSLFGKPQASAGRIVFDGEDITRLDTHEIARRGIALVPEGRRIFPRMTVLENLQMGAIQGDEANYEADIARVYAMFPILQERAVQRAGTLSGGEQQMLAIGRALMSRPKLLLLDEPSLGLAPIYIRKIFQIVRELNRDHGMTILLVEQNANQALRVAHRGYVLQHGEITLAGSGAELLASPEVRAAYLEGGGHG, from the coding sequence ATGCTGACCATGGAAGGGGTGCATGCCCACTACGGCCACATCCACGCGCTGCGCGGCATCGACGTGTCGGTGCAGGTCGGCGAGATCGTCACCCTGATCGGCGCCAACGGCGCGGGCAAGTCCACGCTGATGATGAGCCTGTTCGGCAAGCCGCAGGCCAGCGCCGGGCGCATCGTCTTCGACGGCGAGGACATCACCCGGCTGGACACCCACGAGATCGCCCGCCGCGGCATCGCGCTGGTGCCGGAAGGCCGCCGCATCTTCCCGCGCATGACCGTGCTCGAGAACCTGCAGATGGGCGCCATCCAGGGCGACGAGGCCAACTACGAGGCCGACATCGCCCGGGTCTATGCGATGTTCCCCATCCTGCAGGAGCGCGCCGTGCAGCGCGCCGGCACGCTGTCCGGCGGCGAGCAGCAGATGCTGGCCATCGGCCGCGCGCTGATGAGCCGGCCCAAGCTGCTGCTGCTCGACGAACCCTCGCTGGGCCTGGCGCCGATCTACATCCGCAAGATCTTCCAGATCGTGCGCGAGCTCAACCGCGACCACGGCATGACCATCCTGCTGGTCGAGCAGAACGCCAACCAGGCGCTGCGCGTGGCCCATCGCGGCTACGTGCTGCAGCATGGCGAGATCACCCTGGCAGGCAGCGGCGCCGAACTGCTGGCCAGCCCCGAGGTGCGCGCCGCCTACCTGGAAGGCGGCGGCCACGGCTGA
- a CDS encoding ABC transporter ATP-binding protein: MSTLLSVRNLTMRFGGLTAIDDLSLEVPAGKITGIIGPNGAGKTTLFNCLTGFYKPTTGTLRLAHPKRGEMRLESLPSHRVARDAQVVRTFQNIRLFPKMTVLENLIVAQHNVLQRASKFSIAGLFSLPGYRQAEREAVARAATWLERLQLTRFADHAAGDLPYGTQRRIEIARALCVDPVLLCLDEPAAGLNPRESAELNELLLYLCREQGVAILLIEHDMSVVMNVSDHICVINYGRKIAEGAPEAVKNDPAVIKAYLGEDEEEGVMEDYTEERAS; this comes from the coding sequence ATGAGCACCCTGCTTTCGGTTCGCAACCTGACCATGCGCTTCGGCGGCCTGACCGCCATCGACGACCTGTCGCTGGAAGTGCCGGCCGGCAAGATCACCGGCATCATCGGCCCCAACGGCGCCGGCAAGACCACGCTGTTCAACTGCCTGACCGGCTTCTACAAGCCGACCACCGGCACGCTGCGCCTGGCCCACCCGAAGCGCGGCGAAATGCGCCTGGAATCCCTGCCCAGCCACCGCGTCGCCCGCGACGCCCAGGTGGTGCGCACCTTCCAGAACATCCGCCTGTTCCCCAAGATGACGGTGCTGGAGAACCTCATCGTCGCCCAGCACAACGTGCTGCAGCGGGCGTCGAAGTTCTCCATCGCCGGCCTGTTCAGCCTGCCCGGCTACCGCCAGGCCGAGCGCGAGGCGGTCGCCCGCGCGGCCACCTGGCTGGAACGCCTGCAGCTCACCCGCTTCGCCGACCACGCCGCAGGCGACCTGCCCTACGGCACCCAGCGGCGCATCGAGATCGCCCGCGCGCTGTGCGTGGACCCGGTGCTGCTGTGCCTGGACGAGCCGGCCGCCGGCCTCAACCCGCGCGAGTCGGCGGAGCTCAACGAGCTGCTGCTCTACCTGTGCCGCGAACAGGGTGTCGCCATCCTGCTGATCGAGCATGACATGAGCGTGGTGATGAACGTCTCCGACCACATCTGCGTGATCAACTACGGCCGCAAGATCGCCGAGGGCGCGCCGGAGGCGGTCAAGAACGACCCGGCCGTGATCAAGGCCTATCTGGGCGAGGACGAGGAAGAAGGGGTGATGGAGGACTACACGGAGGAACGCGCATCATGA
- the livM gene encoding high-affinity branched-chain amino acid ABC transporter permease LivM: MSTVVFAHHGMTPAERLRDAGWIAFVALILGIPLIGLTTVDAGGRLAVETRFGLLVAAVAIAFGGRLALRWAFDNLKQRKLARQRAAGDTGASRAQAVVNVLGWLALGASVALPIVFSDNRYVVDTATTVLIYVMLGWGLNVVVGLAGLLDLGYVAFYAVGAYSYALLSTQFGWGFWEALPVSGALAATFGILLGYPILRLRGDYLAIVTLGFGEIIRIVLVNWTELSGGPNGISSIPRPSFFGLEFTRSAPEGGQNFAGFFGLEFSPMHRLIFLYYLILVLALLTHAFVSRLRKLPVGRAWEALREDEIACKAMGMNTTNIKLSAFAIGAMLGGFAGVFFAARQGFISPESFVFTESAIILAIVVLGGMGSQMGVVLAATLLVLIPEFGRNFSEYRMLLFGLAMVLIMVWRPGGLLAHREPTLRLSAAGTTAKEGAR; encoded by the coding sequence ATGAGTACCGTCGTCTTCGCCCACCATGGCATGACCCCGGCCGAGCGCCTGCGCGACGCCGGCTGGATCGCCTTCGTCGCCCTCATCCTGGGCATTCCGCTGATCGGCCTCACCACCGTGGACGCCGGCGGCCGCCTGGCGGTGGAAACCCGCTTCGGCCTGCTGGTTGCCGCGGTCGCCATCGCCTTCGGCGGACGCCTGGCGCTGCGCTGGGCCTTCGATAATCTCAAGCAGCGCAAGCTCGCGCGCCAGCGCGCCGCCGGCGACACTGGCGCGAGCCGCGCGCAGGCGGTGGTGAACGTGCTCGGCTGGCTGGCGCTGGGCGCCTCGGTGGCCCTGCCCATCGTGTTCTCCGACAACCGCTACGTGGTCGACACCGCCACCACGGTGCTGATCTACGTGATGCTGGGCTGGGGCCTGAACGTGGTGGTCGGCCTCGCCGGCCTGCTCGACCTGGGCTACGTGGCCTTCTACGCGGTCGGCGCCTACTCCTACGCCCTGCTGTCCACCCAGTTCGGCTGGGGCTTCTGGGAGGCGCTGCCGGTGTCCGGCGCACTGGCCGCCACCTTCGGTATCCTGCTGGGCTACCCCATCCTGCGCCTGCGCGGCGACTACCTGGCCATCGTCACGCTGGGCTTCGGCGAGATCATCCGCATCGTCCTGGTGAACTGGACCGAACTCTCCGGCGGCCCCAACGGCATCAGCTCGATCCCGCGACCGAGCTTCTTCGGCCTGGAGTTCACCCGCAGCGCACCCGAGGGCGGACAGAACTTCGCCGGTTTCTTCGGCCTGGAGTTCTCGCCGATGCACCGGCTGATCTTCCTGTACTACCTGATCCTGGTGCTGGCCCTGCTCACCCATGCCTTCGTCTCCCGCCTGCGCAAGCTGCCGGTCGGTCGCGCCTGGGAGGCGCTGCGCGAGGACGAGATCGCCTGCAAGGCGATGGGCATGAACACCACCAACATCAAGCTGTCGGCCTTCGCCATCGGCGCCATGCTGGGCGGCTTCGCCGGGGTGTTCTTCGCCGCTCGCCAGGGCTTCATCTCGCCGGAGAGTTTCGTGTTCACCGAGTCGGCGATCATCCTCGCCATCGTCGTGCTGGGCGGCATGGGCTCGCAGATGGGCGTGGTGCTGGCCGCCACGCTGCTGGTGCTGATCCCCGAGTTCGGCCGCAACTTCTCGGAGTACCGCATGCTGCTGTTCGGCCTGGCCATGGTACTGATCATGGTGTGGCGCCCGGGCGGCCTGCTCGCCCACCGCGAACCCACGCTGCGCCTGTCCGCCGCGGGCACGACCGCCAAGGAGGGCGCACGATGA
- a CDS encoding ABC transporter permease subunit: MAYALQQLINGLTLGAMYGLIAIGYTMVYGIIGMINFAHGDIFMVSAFIAVTAFTLLAAADVTSIPLALTFVLIVSIFFTSAYGWAVERTAYRPLRGSTRLAPLISAIGMSIFLQNAVQLTQGARVKPIPPVIEGGLQLWSTPEFTVQIGWSQLLIIVTTTVLMIAFTWMITQTPFGRQQRACEQDRTMASLLGVNVDRTISFTFMLGAALAAVAGVMVTVYYGVVDFFIGFLAGIKAFTAAVLGGIGSLPGAMLGGLLIGLIEAFWSAYLWTEYKDVATFGILCLVLMLRPSGLLGRPEVEKV, from the coding sequence GTGGCCTACGCACTGCAACAACTCATCAACGGCCTGACGCTCGGCGCCATGTACGGCCTGATCGCGATCGGCTACACGATGGTGTACGGCATCATCGGCATGATCAACTTCGCCCACGGCGACATCTTCATGGTGAGCGCGTTCATCGCGGTCACCGCCTTCACCCTGCTCGCCGCCGCCGACGTCACCTCGATTCCGCTCGCACTGACCTTCGTGCTGATCGTGTCGATCTTCTTCACCTCGGCCTACGGCTGGGCGGTCGAGCGCACCGCCTACCGGCCGCTGCGCGGCTCCACCCGCCTGGCCCCGCTGATCTCGGCGATCGGCATGTCGATCTTCCTGCAGAACGCGGTGCAGCTCACCCAGGGCGCGCGCGTGAAGCCCATCCCGCCGGTCATCGAGGGCGGTCTGCAGCTGTGGAGCACACCTGAATTCACCGTGCAGATCGGCTGGAGCCAGTTGCTGATCATCGTCACCACCACGGTGCTGATGATCGCCTTCACCTGGATGATCACCCAGACCCCCTTCGGCCGGCAGCAGCGCGCCTGCGAGCAGGACCGCACCATGGCCTCGCTGCTCGGCGTGAACGTGGACCGCACGATCTCCTTCACCTTCATGCTGGGTGCGGCGCTCGCCGCGGTGGCCGGGGTGATGGTCACGGTGTACTACGGCGTGGTGGACTTCTTCATCGGCTTTCTGGCCGGCATCAAGGCCTTCACCGCGGCGGTGCTGGGCGGCATCGGCTCGCTGCCCGGGGCGATGCTGGGCGGCCTCTTGATCGGCCTGATCGAGGCCTTCTGGTCGGCCTACCTGTGGACCGAATACAAGGACGTGGCCACCTTCGGCATCCTCTGCCTAGTGCTGATGCTGCGCCCCTCGGGCCTGCTCGGCCGTCCTGAAGTGGAGAAGGTCTGA
- a CDS encoding branched-chain amino acid ABC transporter substrate-binding protein, whose protein sequence is MKKTLLATACLALGAYSQVSLADLPVAIAGPMTGQYASAGDQIRRGAEMAIADINARGGVLGEKLTLEIGDDACDPKQAVSVANTMVNKGIVFMHGHWCSSSTIPASDVYNESDIPMATVSTNPQVTERGLQNVFRIMGRDDQQGMVAGSYIATKFKGKKVAVVDDKSAYGKGLADEMASAMQTKGMKPTLRESITAGEKDYSGLVTKLKQAGVEVMAYGGYHTEVALILRQAQQAGLQLTVMGGDTMTNSELVTAAGPAADNVMFTFSPDPRKNPAAAPVVEKFRAAKIEPEGYVLYAYAAMQLFEQAANGAKSVKYADLEKALRGGTFDTVIGKLSFDAKGDQKAPGFVVYRWKGGQYDYAQ, encoded by the coding sequence ATGAAGAAAACCCTGCTCGCTACCGCCTGCCTGGCGCTCGGCGCCTATTCCCAGGTTTCGCTGGCCGACCTGCCGGTGGCCATCGCCGGCCCGATGACCGGCCAGTACGCTTCGGCCGGCGACCAGATCCGCCGCGGTGCGGAAATGGCCATCGCCGACATCAACGCCCGCGGCGGCGTTCTGGGCGAGAAGCTGACCCTGGAGATCGGCGACGACGCCTGCGATCCCAAGCAGGCCGTGTCGGTGGCCAACACCATGGTCAACAAGGGCATCGTGTTCATGCACGGCCACTGGTGCTCCAGCTCCACCATCCCGGCGTCCGACGTGTACAACGAGTCCGACATCCCGATGGCCACGGTGTCCACCAACCCGCAGGTCACCGAGCGCGGCCTGCAGAACGTCTTCCGCATCATGGGCCGCGACGACCAACAGGGCATGGTCGCCGGCAGCTACATCGCCACCAAGTTCAAGGGCAAGAAGGTCGCCGTGGTCGACGACAAGAGCGCCTACGGCAAGGGCCTTGCCGACGAAATGGCCAGCGCCATGCAGACCAAGGGCATGAAGCCGACGCTGCGCGAGTCGATCACCGCCGGCGAGAAGGACTACTCCGGCCTGGTCACCAAGCTCAAGCAGGCCGGCGTGGAAGTGATGGCCTACGGCGGCTACCACACCGAAGTCGCGCTGATCCTGCGCCAGGCCCAGCAGGCCGGCCTGCAGCTCACCGTAATGGGCGGCGACACCATGACCAACTCCGAGCTGGTCACCGCCGCCGGCCCGGCCGCCGACAACGTGATGTTCACCTTCTCGCCCGACCCGCGCAAGAACCCGGCCGCCGCCCCGGTGGTGGAGAAGTTCCGCGCCGCCAAGATCGAGCCGGAAGGCTACGTGCTCTACGCCTACGCCGCCATGCAGCTGTTCGAGCAGGCCGCCAACGGCGCCAAGAGCGTGAAGTACGCCGACCTGGAGAAGGCGCTGCGCGGCGGCACCTTCGACACCGTGATCGGCAAGCTGTCCTTCGACGCCAAGGGTGACCAGAAGGCGCCGGGCTTCGTGGTCTATCGCTGGAAGGGCGGTCAGTACGACTACGCCCAGTAA